The following coding sequences are from one Augochlora pura isolate Apur16 chromosome 6, APUR_v2.2.1, whole genome shotgun sequence window:
- the LOC144471040 gene encoding UPF0488 protein CG14286 gives MPPKPGNKKSAAVKKSTVTPESTSVASTSENKTAETASGLTQEAEDQFELELCWCIQELEKSLTTGKLSNKQTQDLTKNLNVLKSNAAPLVKKRQVMRNTLGNYREKMALEQQKHARTASSIKFMCTSKQKEKCVFVKKAICKSTKEPQDVNSDDTLSKTDDVSASNIETMFKFNFTMKE, from the exons ATGCCTCCTAAGCCg GGTAATAAAAAATCAGCAGCGGTTAAGAAGAGTACTGTGACCCCAGAATCAACAAGTGTTGCGAGCacttctgaaaataaaactgcAGAAACCGCAAGTGGTTTGACGCAAGAAGCCGAGGATCAATTCGAGCTTGAATTATGTTGGTGCATTCAGGAATTAGAAAAATCTTTAACCACTGGCAAATTGTCTAATAAGCAGACGCAAgatttaactaaaaatttaaatgtctTAAAAAGCAATGCTGCACCTTTGGTAAAAAAGAGACAAGTAATGAGAAATACTTTAGGGAATTACCGGGAAAAAATGGCTTTAGAACAGCAGAAACATGCAAGGACAGCATCGTCCATAAAATTTATGTGTACGTcaaagcaaaaagaaaaatgtgtgTTTGTTAAAAAAGCGATATGTAAATCAACGAAGGAGCCACAAGATGTAAACAGTGACGATACTTTGTCAAAGACTGATGATGTTTCTGCTAGCAATATCGAGACTATGTTTAAGTTTAATTTCACAATGAAAGAATAA
- the LOC144470690 gene encoding ribosomal protein S6 kinase alpha-5 isoform X1, which produces MLESCESTGTMKNPEHESGYFEDCSDVETTVEETIVAEEKKYGSACYGLTKAIHSLDVRDSSDPVSDHYEDRLNRVNLADSGGQRVDMTHFDLLKVLGTGAYGKVFLVRKRTGTDAGRLYAMKVLKKAFIVQKKKTTEHTKTERQVLEAVRDSPFLVTLHYAFQTDAKLHLILDYVSGGELFTHLYQREHFTEDEVRIYIGEIILALEHLHKLGIIYRDIKLENILLDGEGHIVLTDFGLSKEFLPHERDSNARAYSFCGTIEYMAPEVVRGGSAGHDFAVDWWSVGVLTYELLTSASPFTVEGEKNTQQDISRRILKTDPPIPSHLSPTVRDFILRLLVKDPRQRLGGGPDDAKELKDHPFFRKAPAPFSWSALERRQIPPPFVPVITHELDTSNFSDEFTKMIAADSPAVVPPNYDKIFRGYSYVAPSILFGENVVSKDIFKEATKASTESQRPSASDVLAARFEESTFFQIYEVDPREEALGDGSFSVCRKCRHRKTQQEFAVKIVSRRVDCGREASLLRTCQGHPNVVKLVEVLQDRAHTYVVMELLSGGELLRRQRLFTEQQANKIMRQLASAVRFMHSRGVVHRDLKPENIVFSHMGEESPVKIVDFGFARVKRGCEPLHTPCFTLPYAAPEVVARQGYDQSCDLWSLGAILYSMLSGKPLFRIGSPDLVTRIKAEEIDFEGEEWNHVSSLAKQVAKGLLTVDPNKRLTANGLANHPWLAESSTSVDVVTLDINTNACFLEKPEGFRLREVDGARLAQRRKLHKRSTSSSVSSSASTTSSSPSMQLLRPPSAATNPATSASPAQPSAFDFGEDKVNEYLSSLSSSSDSNSPRIMQQDMPKKRRKKGNDDDDEAKSQRYNRHAGSEVYKSRTGPVTRSRKRKLEAGEDLAVSEGSHTDPRDVHRKQKAGKRPKRLATIIVE; this is translated from the exons TGAACCTGGCGGACAGCGGAGGCCAGAGGGTAGACATGACGCACTTCGACTTGTTGAAAGTCCTTGGAACCGGAG CTTACGGGAAGGTGTTCCTGGTGCGAAAGAGAACTGGCACCGACGCTGGTCGTCTTTATGCCATGAAAGTCCTGAAGAAAGCGTTCATCGtgcaaaagaagaaaacaacGGAGCATACAAAGACGGAGAGACAAGTCCTGGAGGCCGTTCGAGACAGTCCTTTTTTAGTTACGCTGCATTACGCCTTTCAGACGGACGCGAAGCTCCACTTGATATTAG ATTATGTCAGCGGCGGCGAGTTGTTTACGCATTTATATCAGCGAGAACACTTCACCGAGGACGAAGTGCGGATTTACATcggcgaaattattttggcGTTGGAACATCTACACAAG CTGGGGATCATTTATAGGGACATCAAGCtggaaaacattttattgGACGGCGAGGGACATATCGTGCTAACAGATTTCGGTCTGAGCAAAGAGTTCCTGCCGCACGAAAGGGACAGCAACGCTCGTGCCTACTCCTTTTGCGGAACTATCGAGTACATGGCACCGGAAGTGGTACGAGGGGGTTCCGCGGGCCACGATTTT GCAGTGGACTGGTGGAGCGTGGGCGTGCTCACGTACGAATTGCTGACCAGCGCGTCTCCTTTTACGGTCGAAGGCGAGAAGAACACGCAGCAGGACATCTCTCGAAGAATCCTGAAGACGGACCCGCCGATCCCGAGCCACTTGAGTCCCACGGTTCGCGACTTCATTCTACGACTGTTGGTAAAGGACCCGCGACAGAGACTGGGAGGAGGACCGGACGATGCGAAAGAATTGAAGGACCATCCGTTCTTCCGGAAAGCGCCGGCACCGTTTAGCTGGAGCGCTCTGGAAAGACGGCAGATCCCTCCACCGTTCGTTCCAGTCATTACCCACGAGCTGGACACCAGTAATTTCTCCGACGAGTTCACGAAAATGATCGCGGCGGACAGTCCAGCGGTGGTTCCACCGAACTACGATAAGATTTTCAGAGGTTACTCGTACGTGGCGCCGTCGATCCTGTTCGGCGAAAACGTGGTCAGTAAGGACATCTTCAAGGAGGCCACGAAGGCCAGCACGGAGTCGCAACGGCCGTCCGCTTCTGACGTTCTGGCTGCTAGATTCGAAGAGTCCACCTTTTTTCAAATCTACGAGGTAGATCCTCGCGAGGAGGCGCTCGGCGACGGTAGCTTCTCGGTCTGTCGCAAGTGCAGGCACAGGAAAACGCAGCAGGAGTTTGCCGTGAAGATCGTCAGTCGGAGAGTTGACTGCGGCAGAGAAGCTAGCCTGTTGAGGACCTGCCAGGGACATCCGAACGTGGTCAAGCTGGTGGAGGTGTTACAAGACAGAGCGCACACCTATGTGGTGATGGAGCTGTTGTCCGGCGGTGAGTTGCTGAGGAGACAGAGGTTGTTCACGGAGCAACAGGCGAACAAGATAATGCGTCAACTGGCGTCCGCGGTGCGATTCATGCACTCGAGGGGCGTCGTGCACAGGGATTTGAAACCCGAGAACATAGTGTTTTCACATATGGGCGAGGAGTCTCCGgtgaaaatcgtcgatttcGGCTTTGCGAGAGTCAAGCGAGGCTGCGAGCCTTTGCACACACCTTGCTTCACGCTCCCTTATGCTGCACCCGAGGTTGTGGCCAGGCAGGGTTACGACCAGAGCTGCGACCTTTGGAGTTTAGGCGCTATTCTGTACTCTATGCTGTCCGGGAAGCCGCTGTTCAGAATCGGTTCACCGGATCTGGTCACTCGAATCAAAGCGGAGGAGATTGATTTCGAAGGTGAGGAGTGGAATCACGTGTCTAGCCTGGCCAAGCAGGTCGCGAAGGGCCTGTTGACCGTCGATCCTAACAAAAGACTGACCGCGAACGGGCTGGCGAATCACCCGTGGCTAGCCGAATCTAGTACTTCCGTCGACGTGGTTACGCTTGACATCAACACGAACGCGTGTTTCTTGGAGAAGCCGGAGGGCTTCCGGTTGCGAGAGGTCGACGGTGCAAGGCTCGCCCAGCGCCGAAAGCTCCACAAACGTTCGACTTCTAGCTCAGTGTCCTCCTCAGCATCCACGACATCGTCCAGCCCCTCGATGCAGCTGCTGCGACCACCGAGCGCCGCCACGAATCCTGCAACTTCGGCCTCGCCGGCCCAACCGAGCGCGTTTGATTTCGGCGAGGACAAGGTGAACGAGTACCTCAGCTCCCTATCGTCTTCCTCCGACTCGAATTCACCGAGGATCATGCAGCAGGACATGCCCAAGAAACGGCGCAAGAAgggcaacgacgacgacgacgaagccAAGTCTCAGCGGTACAATAGACACGCCGGCAGCGAAGTCTATAAAAGCAGAACCGGGCCCGTCACCAGGTCCAGGAAAAGAAAGCTGGAGGCTGGCGAGGACCTGGCAGTGTCGGAAGGCTCGCACACCGATCCCAGGGACGTGCATCGAAAACAAAAGGCCGGGAAACGGCCCAAACGGTTAGCGACCATCATCGTGGAGTAG
- the LOC144470690 gene encoding ribosomal protein S6 kinase alpha-5 isoform X2, with translation MIKRGMENAMHPPLPPPPPPPLEILENTSTEQTVTHVLTFVNLADSGGQRVDMTHFDLLKVLGTGAYGKVFLVRKRTGTDAGRLYAMKVLKKAFIVQKKKTTEHTKTERQVLEAVRDSPFLVTLHYAFQTDAKLHLILDYVSGGELFTHLYQREHFTEDEVRIYIGEIILALEHLHKLGIIYRDIKLENILLDGEGHIVLTDFGLSKEFLPHERDSNARAYSFCGTIEYMAPEVVRGGSAGHDFAVDWWSVGVLTYELLTSASPFTVEGEKNTQQDISRRILKTDPPIPSHLSPTVRDFILRLLVKDPRQRLGGGPDDAKELKDHPFFRKAPAPFSWSALERRQIPPPFVPVITHELDTSNFSDEFTKMIAADSPAVVPPNYDKIFRGYSYVAPSILFGENVVSKDIFKEATKASTESQRPSASDVLAARFEESTFFQIYEVDPREEALGDGSFSVCRKCRHRKTQQEFAVKIVSRRVDCGREASLLRTCQGHPNVVKLVEVLQDRAHTYVVMELLSGGELLRRQRLFTEQQANKIMRQLASAVRFMHSRGVVHRDLKPENIVFSHMGEESPVKIVDFGFARVKRGCEPLHTPCFTLPYAAPEVVARQGYDQSCDLWSLGAILYSMLSGKPLFRIGSPDLVTRIKAEEIDFEGEEWNHVSSLAKQVAKGLLTVDPNKRLTANGLANHPWLAESSTSVDVVTLDINTNACFLEKPEGFRLREVDGARLAQRRKLHKRSTSSSVSSSASTTSSSPSMQLLRPPSAATNPATSASPAQPSAFDFGEDKVNEYLSSLSSSSDSNSPRIMQQDMPKKRRKKGNDDDDEAKSQRYNRHAGSEVYKSRTGPVTRSRKRKLEAGEDLAVSEGSHTDPRDVHRKQKAGKRPKRLATIIVE, from the exons TGAACCTGGCGGACAGCGGAGGCCAGAGGGTAGACATGACGCACTTCGACTTGTTGAAAGTCCTTGGAACCGGAG CTTACGGGAAGGTGTTCCTGGTGCGAAAGAGAACTGGCACCGACGCTGGTCGTCTTTATGCCATGAAAGTCCTGAAGAAAGCGTTCATCGtgcaaaagaagaaaacaacGGAGCATACAAAGACGGAGAGACAAGTCCTGGAGGCCGTTCGAGACAGTCCTTTTTTAGTTACGCTGCATTACGCCTTTCAGACGGACGCGAAGCTCCACTTGATATTAG ATTATGTCAGCGGCGGCGAGTTGTTTACGCATTTATATCAGCGAGAACACTTCACCGAGGACGAAGTGCGGATTTACATcggcgaaattattttggcGTTGGAACATCTACACAAG CTGGGGATCATTTATAGGGACATCAAGCtggaaaacattttattgGACGGCGAGGGACATATCGTGCTAACAGATTTCGGTCTGAGCAAAGAGTTCCTGCCGCACGAAAGGGACAGCAACGCTCGTGCCTACTCCTTTTGCGGAACTATCGAGTACATGGCACCGGAAGTGGTACGAGGGGGTTCCGCGGGCCACGATTTT GCAGTGGACTGGTGGAGCGTGGGCGTGCTCACGTACGAATTGCTGACCAGCGCGTCTCCTTTTACGGTCGAAGGCGAGAAGAACACGCAGCAGGACATCTCTCGAAGAATCCTGAAGACGGACCCGCCGATCCCGAGCCACTTGAGTCCCACGGTTCGCGACTTCATTCTACGACTGTTGGTAAAGGACCCGCGACAGAGACTGGGAGGAGGACCGGACGATGCGAAAGAATTGAAGGACCATCCGTTCTTCCGGAAAGCGCCGGCACCGTTTAGCTGGAGCGCTCTGGAAAGACGGCAGATCCCTCCACCGTTCGTTCCAGTCATTACCCACGAGCTGGACACCAGTAATTTCTCCGACGAGTTCACGAAAATGATCGCGGCGGACAGTCCAGCGGTGGTTCCACCGAACTACGATAAGATTTTCAGAGGTTACTCGTACGTGGCGCCGTCGATCCTGTTCGGCGAAAACGTGGTCAGTAAGGACATCTTCAAGGAGGCCACGAAGGCCAGCACGGAGTCGCAACGGCCGTCCGCTTCTGACGTTCTGGCTGCTAGATTCGAAGAGTCCACCTTTTTTCAAATCTACGAGGTAGATCCTCGCGAGGAGGCGCTCGGCGACGGTAGCTTCTCGGTCTGTCGCAAGTGCAGGCACAGGAAAACGCAGCAGGAGTTTGCCGTGAAGATCGTCAGTCGGAGAGTTGACTGCGGCAGAGAAGCTAGCCTGTTGAGGACCTGCCAGGGACATCCGAACGTGGTCAAGCTGGTGGAGGTGTTACAAGACAGAGCGCACACCTATGTGGTGATGGAGCTGTTGTCCGGCGGTGAGTTGCTGAGGAGACAGAGGTTGTTCACGGAGCAACAGGCGAACAAGATAATGCGTCAACTGGCGTCCGCGGTGCGATTCATGCACTCGAGGGGCGTCGTGCACAGGGATTTGAAACCCGAGAACATAGTGTTTTCACATATGGGCGAGGAGTCTCCGgtgaaaatcgtcgatttcGGCTTTGCGAGAGTCAAGCGAGGCTGCGAGCCTTTGCACACACCTTGCTTCACGCTCCCTTATGCTGCACCCGAGGTTGTGGCCAGGCAGGGTTACGACCAGAGCTGCGACCTTTGGAGTTTAGGCGCTATTCTGTACTCTATGCTGTCCGGGAAGCCGCTGTTCAGAATCGGTTCACCGGATCTGGTCACTCGAATCAAAGCGGAGGAGATTGATTTCGAAGGTGAGGAGTGGAATCACGTGTCTAGCCTGGCCAAGCAGGTCGCGAAGGGCCTGTTGACCGTCGATCCTAACAAAAGACTGACCGCGAACGGGCTGGCGAATCACCCGTGGCTAGCCGAATCTAGTACTTCCGTCGACGTGGTTACGCTTGACATCAACACGAACGCGTGTTTCTTGGAGAAGCCGGAGGGCTTCCGGTTGCGAGAGGTCGACGGTGCAAGGCTCGCCCAGCGCCGAAAGCTCCACAAACGTTCGACTTCTAGCTCAGTGTCCTCCTCAGCATCCACGACATCGTCCAGCCCCTCGATGCAGCTGCTGCGACCACCGAGCGCCGCCACGAATCCTGCAACTTCGGCCTCGCCGGCCCAACCGAGCGCGTTTGATTTCGGCGAGGACAAGGTGAACGAGTACCTCAGCTCCCTATCGTCTTCCTCCGACTCGAATTCACCGAGGATCATGCAGCAGGACATGCCCAAGAAACGGCGCAAGAAgggcaacgacgacgacgacgaagccAAGTCTCAGCGGTACAATAGACACGCCGGCAGCGAAGTCTATAAAAGCAGAACCGGGCCCGTCACCAGGTCCAGGAAAAGAAAGCTGGAGGCTGGCGAGGACCTGGCAGTGTCGGAAGGCTCGCACACCGATCCCAGGGACGTGCATCGAAAACAAAAGGCCGGGAAACGGCCCAAACGGTTAGCGACCATCATCGTGGAGTAG